GGCTCCAAATGATTTCTCTCCGTTGTGTGTTTTGGAATTACATATAAAGCATCAAATCCCTGTTCTGTTCTCGTGTAGCTAATGCACCTCCCACAACCCTTCAGTGTTGAAATAACCCTTGAAGAACTAATCTGTTTATCAAACCCTGGGAGAGCCTGTGTGAGAAGTGTTTGCTTCTAATTTTCAGCCCACTTAGATGCACATGATATTCTTAGAAAGGTGGCAGTACTTGCAGCATGTCTTTACAACCAGAATTCCTGAAAGTTTATAACGCTGCTGGTCCTTCTCATTGCAAGATCTTAAcacattaccaaaaaaaaaataaatcacttctaGCAGGGGACAAAGCTTTTAACATTTTCTCTACATCTTTCTAATGGAAATTATTTATGCCAGTGATGATATTCTGGTACCTCCTTCCATTTGTCTGTTATCACTTGGAGTGTGGGACTGGCTCCAGAGATGAGCAGAAGTCACGCTGTGCTCACTTGCATTTGAAAGTCACAGTGAATATATAGAGTGTCACCATGAATATATAGAGTGATCTGTCCCAGGAGTAACTAAGTGGTTCAATTCTCATAAAACAATTAACTTACTAAAACCAGTAATTGGTCTTCATGGTTGGATAAGCCCGATAAGGGGAGCAAAAGAGAGATGTGACCATATTGTAACACTCAAACACTGGAGGTGAGGTAAGGGAAGATCAGTGAAAACTATGACGGACAAACCTGCTGCACACTCTGATGCCAGGCTCGGACAGAATCAGTTTTATGTGCTCCACTCCtccaaaaagcagaaacacaacCTCCCAGACGTGCACTCACAGAGCGGGGGAACAGCCTCattcaggcagcagctctgcaagctCAGCTGAGGGTGAATGTGTCACTGCACATCTCGGCTCTCTTGGCTCTGAtgtggagaaggaagagagacaAGCTCGTCATTTCACGTTAGGGCACGGCACACAGGGAGGTGATGGGAAGAGGACAAGCCAACTACGCTTTGGAGAGGGcctgagaaaaacaaaccacactGGAAAAAGCCTCCTGTCACTGTAACACCCAGGCTATTTACTACAGCAGATAACCTACCAGGTGCATCTGCAGCAACTAGTTGCATCTGCCTGCATGCAATATCTACCTGCTTGAATCTATATGTCCTTGCACAGGATTCAGGATTCATCCCACCCTTTCTAAGCAGACTTTAGAGGGGCCTGGACAAGGCACGATCATGCGTGGAGAAAGCCTGGAATGCCCTTACACTATCTGTAAAACAAACCTCAGTAATGTGAAGCAGTCTCTGAAGTCTAGCAAAGCAAGAAACTGGGACCTCTTTCTGTTGCAATTAAAGATTAGGTCCTTGTTGTCATCTCGATGTGGGAATATGGGGCTAAGCATCCTGATTGTCCTTCTCCATGCAGCCCCACCTTTGCCTTGGATTCCCCTTGAGGTTCCTCCATGGACCAGACACCACCAGTCACAGTGATGATTCCTCCCACCCTGCAGGCCACGGTGTAGTTTGTTTCCTGTCCCAGTCTCACGCTTCATTACTGGTACCCACCGCTGGGGAGGATGCAGAGTCCCCTCAGAGAAGGGCTGGTTCATCTCGGATCTAACCTTTTCCTGGCACATGGAAGAGAAACTTTTCCTGGCACTGTGAGCCTCTGAAGAAAGTGAGAATAGATGGGGCCTTTGCCTTGGAAATCTCCGTGCACAACAGGTGCCTCCTCTGTCATCCCCACCTAAACCACCATGACTGGATCTCAAACCATGCCCACAGCTGCCAATACCGTGCATGCCCTGAtgcttccctgtgcttccaGCATCCAGGGGCAGTGCATTAAAGAGAGGTGATGCTCCAGGTGCGACACTGCTTGTGCTGGTGGTTcctccagggaagggaagggaagggaaggggaagggaagggaagggaagggaagggaagggaagggaagggaagggaagggaagggaagggaagggaagggaagggaagggaagggaagggaagggaagggaaggaagggaagggaagggaagggaagggaagggaagggaaagggaagggaagggaagggaaggaagggaaggaagggaagggaagggaagggaagggaggaagggaagggaagggaaggaagggaagggaagggaagggaagggaagggaggaagggaagggaagggaagggaagggaagggaggaaggaaggaagggaagggaagggagggaagggaagggaagggaagggaagggaagggaagggaagggaagggaagggaagggagggaaggaagggaagggaagggaagggaagggaaggaaggaagggaaggaaggcgCGCTGCCCTGCGATTGGCGGCGGGTGTCCCCGCGGCCCCTGTCGGCGATATAAGTGTGGCGGGGCCGTTCTGCGCTCACTGCCCGCCCCAGCCCGGGCGCAGCGccgagcggagcggagcggcggggccgcctcctcctcctcctcagcgCCCAGGCAGCGGCAGCCGAGCGGGATCCCCGGCGATGGCCGAGCTCAAGTCGCTGGGCAGCGAGGCGTACCTGGCGCTGGCTCCGGGCTACGGGCCCTCGGCTTTCGCCTACGGGGCCGTGCGCGGGAGCGCCGAGGGCCCGCGGGGCGCCTACGCGGGGGCAGGCGGGGCGGACTTCCATGCCGGGGCGCTGGGCAAGTCGGCGGAGAGCAGCGGCGAGCAGAGCGGCGACGAGGAGGACGGCTTCGAGACGGGCGTGAAGGGCGGCGCGGGCTTCGAGCGAGAGGGGAAGCTGAAGGGGGGAGCCCTGGGCAAGAAGCCCAAGGAGCAGCGCTCGCTGCGCCTCAGCATCAACgcgcgggagcggcggcggaTGCACGACCTGAACGATGCGCTGGACGGGCTGCGCTCCGTCATCCCCTACGCCCACAGCCCCTCGGTGCGGAAACTCTCCAAAATCGCCACGCTGCTCCTGGCCAAAAACTACATCCTCATGCAGGCGCAGGCCCTGGAGGAGATGCGGCGGCTGGTGGCCTACCTGAACCAGGGCCAGGCGCTGAGCGCCCCGCTGCCCGCCACCCTCAACCCCTTCGGACAGTCGCCCGTGTACCCCTTCGGCGGCGCGGCCGTGCCCGGCGCCGAGAAATGCACTGCCTTCACAGGAGCCGCCTCCGCCCTCTGCAAACACTGTAACGACAAGCCTTGACTTCTGCCTTCTTCgggcttttcctttcttttgtttcttttttttttttgtttgtttggttggggtttttttctgtgcacttttctttccactgcCATCAGCCCTGGCTTCCTTCCATCAGTTAagtctgggttttcttttttgttcttctcttaAATACCCCCCTCCCCATTTGGAAATATTTGGCAGTTCACGTGGACCCCCAAAACACCCACTTTCTACTTTATTTAGTTCACCCCCACATGCAACTTCATCTGTAGAGTTATTTCCTTCCCAGCCTGTCAGTGGATTGTGAGCGTAATGTTGCTTTTTGCTTGCTCTGAGCTACAAAGTTTTTGAGCAGTTTTGAAACAGAACTAtagaaaaacagagagggagagagatcTGGAAATGGAAACCTCAGTGAATTTGCTTTGGCATGATCGACCTGTgttaaaaatagattaaaaggagggaggggaagcaaAATCCAGCTGCAAACTATGCAATGTTTCAGAATCATGGACGGAGGGGGTTCTGTGTAGCCAGCTGGGGTTGGACTGCACCCGCAAATCCAAATGGAAATCATTTGGTCAGAGCTCACGGGAGGGGGGAAGTCCAGTGCTCTTGCTAAAACAATTGATGCTTCAAAgtaagatgctttttttttctctcttaaaaaaattaacccGTTCTTGGACTGAGAGGAACCTGTGATTGTATGCTAATGCTTGCTGTTTGCCTGTTTCTCGGCTTGGTTAAGTTTTCCAGATGATTTTCCAAAGTCATTGCTCATCAtgataaacaaagcaaaaggtCACTTaacatatttatttgtattaataataaataaaagacaTGAATAACCACTTTCTCTGTCCTACATGTCTCTAAAACCAGCTGGCAGTCCGTGCAAAACCCCTGCTGGAGTCAGGTAAAGCAGAGATGGACGCAGCAGGAGTAGCTGTGTGAACTTAGGGGAATGATCAGAATACTTGGAAAAATCTTGTGGCTATTCAGCTCCTTATCAGCAGggatttccattttttttctccagtttctcCTGAATCATGAGCACACCAAAAGAGTTGCTTATGTCTGACTCTGAGTTAAGCAGGTAGGGGTTCAGGTTGTGTATTCTGACATTTGCTGGGGAATGCTGTGCCCTGAAAGTGGTGTTTGAGTGGGGTTATTGTAGCAGCGAGCTTTGCTCTGAGCGCACCCAGGAAAACATGGCAGGGAAGGAAATCGCTTAAAGGTTCTGCTTATCCCCTTGGCTTGGTTTTCTGTTCTACCTACAGCTTGACCCTAGATCTACATCTGAGGTTTGGGCCACTTAACGAGTGAACTAATAATCTCTTGCCGATATTGACTGTGTTTGTACAAGTTACGAAGTGCGTCTCTGGCTGGCTGAGTTTTCGGTGTCGCTTGTGTTGGTTTACTTTGGTTTTCTGGTTTATGTTGTTCAATGCTTTGGTGCCTTGTATGCTTCACTAGtcattatataataataataataataattgagGTGCATTCAGTGCTTTCTGTTTGGGTTGGAAATACCCACCCAGTGTCAGAGCAACCACGTAAACTGGTACAGTCGCACCCTCAGGGGCTCGAGCTGTCCGTGGCCATTTGTGTTAGGAGTGGGGTGCAACTATTTAGGGTTATTAAACCAATTTCCATGCCTGTCGGTAGTGTTATGCTAATTTCAAAAGGACTGCCATCCCTCTGAAGTGCTTGTCCATGGcacttaattttaattaatacatTTCCAAAAGACTTTTTGTGTTTGGAAAACGAAGTGTGTGATTAAGCCTTATTCATAAAGACATATGTTTAAAACTGGTTCCTgctcatttccatttttatatcTTCATTTCTTgcctgtaattaaaaaaaggaaaaaaaaaaaaaagagtagtttTACAGAACAGTTTCTCTCTTGTACCTTTttccataaaagaaaattttgaaaatgctcCTAAAAAGCATCTGATGAAGCAAAAGCCAACCAAAATCCCTAGTGAAGCAAAAATGACTGGAAACTGCAGATCAGCAAAGGTCACTTAAAATTTCGCAGACTGAGTTGTTGCTAGGAAATAATACGGAACATAAAGGCCAGTTTAACAGAGAATCATAATTTTTAAGCAGATGTATGTTACTTCTGGTTAAAATTACAGAAGATTGAGAATATTTAAATGGAGATTAGCTTAACTGTTCATTTTTCCAAAACTAAAATAGTTGgagaataaagtattttaacagCTGAATAGTTCATCTGAGTTTGGTTTGGTTAAAGACTTAAGActaaaaataatggaatttgTAATTGCTTCTTTGTCAAATAATTATGGCCCCCCTCAAAAAAAGTCTCACTAATTTCAGAGCTTAACAACTCTTCACTGTCTGAGACAAGCTATTTTTGGAATGATGGGTTTTAGTACAGTGATTGTTTTAAAACTCTTCATTTACATCAGTAAAAACTTGCTCTTACTATCATACCTATCTAGAATCctaaaattcttccttctgaGAATCCTTGAAATATTCAGAAGGGTCTTCAAGAGCCCTCTTGGAATTAAACTATCTCAGGAGGCTAAGTATGGAAtttcaaatacagaagaaaaaacctgcattaaaaaaaaattgatagaGAAAATAGCAAGTTTGACTATTTAAGTGCTGCTAAGAGGCCAGGTATTAAAAACAAGCTCAGAATTTATAGAATTAATAATAAAGGCagttgtaaataatttttttaagttaacCTCAAAGTACAGCAATTTcaattcaaaaggaaaattgaaatgaaTCATAACTTTTCCTGCAACAAACAATATTAAGCTCGAAAAAAGTTGACCAACTTCTCAGTTAATCTGCAAGTTCACTCCTGTGAGCTGCTTCTGTCCACCCTGGACTTGCAGGATTTTAGCTCATGCTGAGGTGGAGCCCATTCCGAGCCCTCCGTGTTTCCCGTGACAGGAAGGCATCTGTTCCGAGGTGATTtacactgagctgctgctaaAACTGCTACCCAGTGAATGCCTAATACTTCTCAAAGATGATTTTGTTGGGAGGGGATAAACAAGCAGCTGACTactgcatttgtgtgtgtgaagcATCAGTGCAAACCTTGCAGATGTGTGTGGTTATCCTGAGGATGAGGTCCTGTATTTGTCATCTGTTTTTCCCCTGCTCTGGCATATTTTGTGTACCATGTAAGGTTTGAAGTGTCTGTTTCCATTTGGTGTTTCAGAGAATATGAAGGGAGGACTTGAGAAAACAtgaagatctttttttttccctgctctaaTGTTTTTGCTATGACGcctgctctctttttttccaagaaggATTTATTGTGTATGCTCGGACGGAACTGAAATACAGATTGTGTGTCCTAATGTACTTATTACCCTGATATGTTCACACATGGAAGAAAACATAATGCcaacttttaattaaatataatatattGTTTTCTAACCTCACTTAGTTTTTCTTTGAACTCCAAGACTGAGCAGCAAGAAGTGTCAGAAGgaggaaatgctgctctgctgtctgttgctttttttaacTTGTGTAATTCTTGTCACTAACCAAAATGAAGGTTTTACTAACCAATATGTATAGCGTCACGAATAGGGGATTGGAAACTGCTGTCACCTTGCACTGCATCAGCCCAGGTTTAACATTAGCAGCCTTGAGCCTGCAAGGTAAAATGTGCTTTAACCAAATACAGGGAAGCAACAGGTTTGAAGATGGAGGGCCCAGAAGGCAGCGGTCTATCTCAGATACCAGCAAAAAGTTAAATCATTTGAGTTCCTGGAAAGAAGCATAAGAATCATGAAGCTTTCCTTGTCCTTTGATTCGTATCACTGATTTTGTGGCATTCTGTCACAATATCTGAATATTGCTGCGTGCCGAGCTTGTTTCCCAGACTTTAGGAAGTGATTGCTTATTGTTCTCAGATCACTTTTTGGTATTGTTCTTTACATACACATTTGTGTAATATCCATTTTATAAGAGCATTTGACATTTTTCAGGGTTAAATGAACATAGAGCCCCACCCTGGTGCTGTTTTGCAAATTGGCAGCACTGGTGATATTGGTGACAGCAAGACGGGGCCTGGTGCTCTGGCGGTGTCTGACCCAAACCACCTTTAAGAGGCTCCAGATACCCAGAAAAATGTGCACAAGCTTTATACCTTCAATATGTTAGCCTTGTAGCATGTGTAAAGTGAAGGGCACGGTGGATAAACACCTCACTCGAAAGCTTTCGTGGCTCTTCAGCCCAAACCTGCTCGTCGGCAGCGAGAGTCGCGGCACATCCCGCCAGGCTGAGTCCTCACACACAGCAAGCTTCCAGCCCAGTCTGCCACAGCTGAAATTATTTAGTTTACAGTTTAGGAGAACAAAACCAAGCACTCCACGTTTCATTTCCACAGCATTATGTTAATCAAGTGTGCTCCTTGAGTGGACTCTTGAAAACAAGAGGTTGGACACTGCAGCAttactgaaatttattttacctGCGCTTGTTCCTTGCCATGTGAGTTATCAGCAGAGGAATCATTGCTTTGATCTGAATCGGTGAAAATGCTTCTAAAGAATACTGAAATACACTAACCaatgttttcaattttcaaaactgcttttataTTGTTATCTGTCATTTGATAGAATTTTGATTAGTATTGCACAGTAGAAAAGTGGGGGGGGGTTGTTTTCACTAATCCTGATTAAGGCTAGAAAAGACTCTTGATTACAGtaattttaataatgtaaaTTTGTTTGTGATATGTCTTTAGTCTTTAATCCCCTTTGGCATTCCATTCAAAGGGAGATGAAAATTTCAGGGGTTTATAACCTTTAAATCAGTCATTCCATGAATGTTTCTCAGGcggtttttctccttcctgaaataaaaaaatacctaaatGGGTATGTAACATATTTTGTTATCAGATTAGAAATACATTTGCATGTGGTTTTTGTGAGAAAATAGCTTAATATCAAGCATTTTCTCTTTACAATAAAGTATATGTGCATAAGAGAAAATGGAACCAATTATCgaaacaaataataaatttgAGATCTTTGCCATTCTTTCAGATGTTTTGAAGTAGGATTTTCAACAAGGACTTTCTATAATCTTTACATAATCAAAATTCACATTAATTCTTTTAGCCATTACCTGAAATTCTTATTTCTATTTGTATTTATGCATAcatacagtttttaaattatccatttaattttttaagtagTCTTAGCTTCACTTCACAATAGTAAAATTTGAGTTAATGTTTATTCCTGAAACACTGAACAGTTTTTAGCATAACCCTCGTACCTCTTTAAGGCCAAATAGATTAATCTTAAGTATTAGCATTACAATAAACTGATGTGTAAAGATATTTAGTCAGGCTAATTTAGGGTGAAAATAAAGGGGGttcttttttgctgtgcttAAGGCAGTGAAATTTGCAGAACAAAGACCTGCAGAAGACAAACCACAAGTACTTAAGGTCTTAAAACACGGAGGAGGGGAGTGTGCTGCTTTTCGAACTCCTTGCCCTGGTGCAGCAGCTcaaatatatctatatttaaattatttaacagcttattttaatttttaaaccttCCAATTCATCAGTGATTCACATTCATTAAAATCTGCTCTGTTAATGCCAGTTGTATTTGCTCAATTCCTCTTCCCCCACACTAACATTggtgttttgtgtgtttgtgtgtattGATCCGGAATTGTACTACGGATATAACCCAACCTTCCTCAGCTaccaatgggaaaaaaaccctatctgctcttttcccttaagtatttcaaagggaaaaacatgGCCGAGCAATAAAACATCACCCGAGTTTTTCCTCCAAGCCCACTTTTGTCTAAAGTAATGAGGCCATAGTCAGTTGGCTCCAAAGAGCGTCGTGATTTAGTGTGACGTACAGTGAATCATTGCAGATCCATTCGGACTGCATTCGTTATTTTAATGAGACACAGGCAAATCTGTTTTTTGGCCGCAAACCTTAAGAAGCAAGCATAATGTGAAATGGTTGTTGATTGCCACAAGGCAACTGACATTATGGATTTTTATCGCCATCATTATGCGCTTTAAAACTCCCCACATCCCAGGATATTCagccctttccctttcctcccgCGAATGACAGGGAAGCCACAACGCTGacatttaaaagtgaaaagctCATCTATTTAATTTCTAGGCTTATTAAAACCTTACATTGCATCCTCTGgtctgcactttttttttttttaaattcacactttcccagaggaggaggaaaacccCCACTGCAGCGCGGTCACCCAAAAAAGGTCACATTCAGTTGGGCGACAGCAGCACTAGGTCCCCACCAGCCTCTGCTTGATGTAGTATAAGAAATGACAATGAGGCGGGCATATCTGTGCCCGAGCAGTAATCACAGTAATGGTGTTCATCAGAATTTACCAGTGTTGAACTTTTCCAGAGTCTGGAGTAATGCTTCCTCCTCAGTGCTACCAGTGAGGAATTTATTGTGCTTGTGTTTGCCTTCAAGCAAAGGGCACCCAACTGATTGTTGAAGAAAACGCTTCCAAATTTAGGTTGTGCTGGTAAATGTGGTTGTGTGTGTGGGCGTTTGTAGGTGTAAAATGCGTATGTTGATGCATATGTGTAGTGTCTTCACGTGTGCCTGCATGATTGAGTCTTCCTATAATGTATTTACCTTgtctttttctgtcattttttggTTGCTTTACCGGCAtggttttattatattttcatgAAACTTTGCACAACATcattcagctgcagcacaggaagtGCCATTGCATGAAAACCACCGGTCTCCTCAAAAATTGCTTTGGCTTGTTCAAGCCAACAAACTCATGAGtaatatttttcatccttttattttatccttAATAAAAAGAAGTGATGTTTTGGGACAATACAGGGTGTTGGTTTCCTGTTGTGCCACAGGCAGCTTTGCCGTAAGAACAACAGACAACCAGCCTATCTTTGCTTTCCCTGGTTTCCAAATGCATCCATCCTATTTTTATTGATTTGCTGAAAGTAAATCTCATGTCTTGCGCTCTTCACACAGATGTCATGAAGAAATCCTTATGCCTTCCATTTGAGAATTACATTAccttaagtatttttttatctccTGGCAGCTTCAGTGTAAAGCAAGCTCCCCAGCTGACAGCCATAGTGGATGCACTCAGTGTTTACAGCAGAACTGAGGCTGTAggggaaaaagatgaaaatctcTTGCAAAATGTTAAAATGGCTGCTGACTTGGAGGCCTCTGGCTCAGTTTTACATCCTTTCCAATGTccaagaaaatacaattttactTCTAACAAGTTTTCTCCCCTCGGCTTTTTCCCTCTCATGCCTCGGTCGGTTTCCTGGAAGATTTGAGGACAG
The nucleotide sequence above comes from Corvus cornix cornix isolate S_Up_H32 chromosome 20, ASM73873v5, whole genome shotgun sequence. Encoded proteins:
- the BHLHE23 gene encoding class E basic helix-loop-helix protein 23 encodes the protein MAELKSLGSEAYLALAPGYGPSAFAYGAVRGSAEGPRGAYAGAGGADFHAGALGKSAESSGEQSGDEEDGFETGVKGGAGFEREGKLKGGALGKKPKEQRSLRLSINARERRRMHDLNDALDGLRSVIPYAHSPSVRKLSKIATLLLAKNYILMQAQALEEMRRLVAYLNQGQALSAPLPATLNPFGQSPVYPFGGAAVPGAEKCTAFTGAASALCKHCNDKP